The Plasmodium berghei ANKA genome assembly, chromosome: 8 genome has a segment encoding these proteins:
- a CDS encoding selenide water dikinase, putative produces MWICKKIDPVVDIVIIGFGVRSKGFIEIFLESRELKGVNIILISKDSFIFLNKDVQNINACKESYVDLYKYCKERNILFINEKIDHIDSINKTIHFYSDRNNLNYDYLLCDFDYKSSYLLNKDLSNMNIYPYKNINLFFYYIHIIYLSLIQASKKNNSNFINNYYKWKSYFTEHITIKKFYNFFSYNDKYVEDIFLMYDKVVSGFNFDTENGDAIPIDKTNDIGQGSVLSSEIKNVQINQKSESDNCISLLLLSDNNDLGKIIYLSILENIKEIASYVKIKYIYLESDTYINDKKAKIDFCENYAIIRSIESINKIDNNYVIKCVCNKNGIVSYNYNECINVTNIRYPSYFYNSKYNILNSDTINTFCQYKNDNNIYFLNQINNYNDYTVCRTIYLNIYNSVFKIEYISIEEVNRQENDKNKSLKREKSSCDNQRSSISNVLDAYEEKDKNSCSDINKNLKSKTNNDLPEYIYDFYKKEYEKRLIVRKNTTYQISNKVEDDPNENNSPKDKYGKWTIIVKNSKIENKQISNIEKSEKIDLYIKESIDKIINRNTCGGCGSKVPSNVLSNSLKSLNIYTSPNVYLGVEGCDDCCIFVHSKSKRSEESPALVQTIDFFKSFIDDEYILGEVIAIHCLSDIYSMGGTGICALCVLIIKDNIEKKLQQRLENILTGCCQKLKEEKCVLSGGHTCAGTENYVGLAVTGKIKKKKKNDKDKDKDKEETRKSHNNIEIVLDKTNQVGNNFMERKTSINKVNELNEAYHFLPKGSIEVKQGDVIITTKVFGFGFIMAAHISKKAKARWIYNCLDEMLISNRKSGLYFLKNNAKACTDVTGFGILGHLNEMIKCSRREYYIKYVSNNISNNEITPKSNDSKCNGLDNRKYNINFIGAKINLDKINIAEGVQECIKNNIYSSMYKKNHYLCNNIINLDEAILNDKYGILFDPQTSGGLMAIVEREHANTILSDLKNMGYQNSSIIGEIINLKYDKYQNLSINQIKLSDYINTENSIYIEC; encoded by the coding sequence ATGTGgatatgcaaaaaaatagatCCAGTTGTTGATATTGTTATAATTGGATTTGGGGTTCGAAGTAAAGGGTTTATcgaaatttttttagagAGTAGGGAATTAAAAGGcgtaaatataatattaatttcgAAGGatagttttatatttttaaataaggatgtccaaaatataaatgcatGTAAAGAAAGTTATGttgatttatataaatattgcaaagaaagaaatatattatttattaacgAAAAAATTGATCACATAGAttcaataaataaaactattCATTTCTATTCTGATcgaaataatttaaactatgattatttattatgtgATTTTGATTATAAAAGCTcgtatttattaaataaggATTTGTctaatatgaatatatatccttataaaaatataaatttatttttttactatatacacattatatatttgtccTTAATTCAAGCgtcgaaaaaaaataatagcaattttataaacaacTATTATAAATGGAAATCATATTTTACTGAGCATataacaattaaaaaattttacaattttttctcatataatgataaatatgtagaagatatttttttgatgtATGATAAGGTTGTTTCTGGATTTAATTTTGATACTGAAAATGGGGATGCAATTCCTATTGACAAGACTAATGATATTGGGCAAGGAAGCGTATTATCAtctgaaataaaaaatgtgcaaataaatcaaaaaagCGAAAGTGATAATTGTATTTCACTTTTGTTATTAAGCGATAACAATGATTTAgggaaaattatatatctatcaattcttgaaaatataaaagaaatagcatcatatgtaaaaataaaatatatttatttagaatcagatacatatataaatgataaaaaagcaaaaattGATTTTTGTGAAAATTATGCAATTATACGTTCCATTGAAAGCATCAATAAAATTGACAATAATTATGTAATAAAATGTGTTTGTAATAAAAACGGAATAGTATCgtataattataatgaatGCATAAATGTAACAAACATAAGATATCCgtcttatttttataattcaaaatataatatattaaatagtGATACTATTAACACGTTTTGCCAATATAAAAACgacaataatatatattttttaaatcaaataaataattataatgattATACAGTTTGCCgaactatatatttaaacatTTATAATAGTGTGTTTAAAATTGAGTACATTAGTATAGAAGAAGTAAACAGGCAAGAAAacgataaaaataaaagtcTCAAAAGAGAGAAATCATCCTGTGATAACCAAAGGAGTTCAATTTCCAATGTTCTAGATGCATATGAAGAAAAGGATAAAAACAGTTGTagtgatataaataaaaatttgaagAGCAAAACGAATAATGATTTGCCTGAATACATTTAcgatttttataaaaaagaatatgaaaaaaggTTAATAGTAAGGAAAAATACGACCTATCAAATTTCAAACAAAGTAGAAGATGATccaaatgaaaataattccCCTAAAGATAAATATGGTAAGTGGACaataattgtaaaaaattccaaaatcgaaaataagcaaataagtaatatagaaaaaagtgaaaaaattgatttatacataaaagAAAGTatagataaaataataaatagaaATACATGTGGAGGATGTGGATCAAAAGTGCCATCAAATGTTTTATCAAACTCTTTAAAATcgttaaatatatatacatcaCCTAATGTATATTTGGGTGTAGAAGGATGTGATGATTGCTGTATATTTGTTCATAGCAAATCAAAAAGGAGTGAAGAAAGTCCTGCACTTGTTCAGACAAtagatttttttaaatcatttattgatgatgaatatatattaggaGAAGTAATTGCTATTCATTGTTTATCTGATATTTATAGCATGGGAGGAACAGGTATATGTGCTTTATGtgtattaataataaaggataatattgaaaaaaaattacaacaaagattagaaaatatattaactgGCTGTTgtcaaaaattaaaagaagaaaaatgTGTCTTAAGTGGGGGTCATACTTGTGCAGGGACTGAAAATTATGTTGGACTAGCTGTAACAGggaagataaaaaaaaaaaaaaaaaatgataaagatAAAGATAAAGATAAAGAAGAAACTAGGAAATCACATAATAACATCGAGATTGTATTAGATAAGACAAACCAAGTTGGGAACAATTTTATGGAACGAAAAACTTCTATTAATAAAGTGAATGAATTGAATGAAGCATATCACTTTTTGCCCAAAGGAAGTATAGAGGTAAAACAAGGGGATGTAATAATCACAACAAAAGTGTTTGGATTTGGATTCATTATGGCTGCGCATATATCTAAAAAAGCAAAAGCTAGATGGATTTATAATTGCCTTGATGAAATGCTAATATCAAATAGAAAAAGCggcttatattttttaaaaaataatgcaaaGGCATGTACAGATGTTACTGGCTTTGGAATATTAGGGCATTTAAACGAAATGATTAAATGCTCAAGAAgagaatattatataaaatatgtaagtaataatatatcaaataatgaaataaccCCCAAAAGTAATGATAGTAAATGTAATGGGTTAgataatagaaaatataatataaattttattggCGCAAAAATCAATCTGGATAAAATTAACATTGCAGAGGGAGTACAAGaatgcataaaaaataatatatattcatctatgtataaaaaaaatcattatttatgtaataatattataaatttagatGAAGctatattaaatgataagtatggaattttatttgatcCTCAAACAAGTGGAGGTTTAATGGCAATTGTAGAAAGAGAACATGCCAATACTATTTTATcagatttaaaaaatatgggaTATCAAAATTCATCAATTATTggagaaataataaatttgaaatatGATAAGTATCAAAATTTATCCATAAaccaaataaaattaagcgattatattaatactgaaaattctatatatatagaatgctga
- a CDS encoding SNARE protein, putative — protein MNLLAIILTRHGDDTTFLCTATDLNNYSFIKKKAFKEAAFFVARTIPPRIEYDVKEIITHENNIVFAFKYSDNICPVVIATDDYPERIAFYMINEIYMDFIRSIPKNIWIEVKEDNKISFNLNHYLSKYKDPLACDAITQTNMKISENVGKVRVTMDALIRNRENLDVLVDKSKDLSSTTKQLFKQSKKLKRKQCCQFM, from the exons ATGAATTTATTAGCAATTATTTTAACCAGACACGGAGATGACACTACATTCCTTTGTACAGCAACAGATTTaaataa ctattcttttattaaaaaaaaggcATTTAAAGAAGCTGCATTTTTTGTTGCTAGAACAATTCCTCCAAGG ATCGAATATGATGTAAAGGAAATTATAACTCATGAAAACAATATTGTTTTTGCATTTAAATACTCCGATAATATTTGCCCAGTGGTAATAGCAACTGATGATTATCCTGAGAg AATAGCattttatatgattaaCGAAATATACATGGACTTTATACGCTCAATACCTAAAAACATATGGATTGAAGTGAAAGAAgacaataaaatatcatttaatttaaatcattatttatcaaaatataaa gACCCTTTAGCATGCGATGCGATAACTCAaacaaatatgaaaataagcGAGAATGTT GGAAAAGTCAGGGTAACTATGGACGCGCTTATTAGGAATAGAGAAAATTTAGACGTACTTGTTGACAAGAGCAAGGATCTTTCGA gtACAACAaaacaattatttaaacaaaGCAAAAAACTTAAAAGGAAACAATGCTGTCAGTTTATGTGA
- a CDS encoding actin-like protein, putative: MSMNKKDEIPTLYSPIEKNLYGKLNNPIEPYIYLEHSLPSSEKKKKLNRRISFSSFSNTTCSDILKLNNYLDIKNNILLLSLNNYSFKVGLVNKYDYTLQSLRLPQMEIIETWRELGYMYPPYKNYDILEECIYHCFSNIYKMDLKDQDLFIPLSSKNNMKDFSAIGDILFNSFQVKNIAFKEPSFVSSLIILEELKKKKSGIQIYREETNKECEFIYYNDNSNNHDVYDENQYDQIFNKDDIDNEEEASHIENSSCNLDSAENQNSKKLKQMSNEQNKKISQKDDIKNNGKEKNSNESLIKLRELDIFNFTALLVNIGSTKTTCTPVINGIPLPDLTSIYYIGGYDIDNQIYDEMKKNEMHQKEISMNIAKIAKEKRVFTPQNKDESEYLSILYNKNPKNYFINSYELYFNKIFASAVNSTEIFFSQYYLDNYLKTDSYNNLHKYDINFNPIFTQATLPLAIYNTIQKCPIDFRKELFNNIYLTGGSSIIPGFRQRLENELYEFINSKEFYNKTVINVHALKRKLLQKYSIYVGSHYFLEFFDYYKYNISKQDYEEYGESILEKLSLQGKLLY, translated from the coding sequence atgagcATGAATAAAAAGGACGAAATACCCACACTATATAGCCCAATAGAAAAAAACTTGTATGGGAAATTAAATAACCCTATAGagccatatatatatttagagCATTCTTTACCTTCTagtgaaaaaaagaaaaaattaaatcgTAGAATAAGTTTTAGTAGTTTTTCTAATACTACTTGTAGTGATATATTAAAgctaaataattatttagatataaaaaataatatattactattatcaTTGAACAATTATTCCTTTAAAGTGGGGttagtaaataaatatgattataCATTACAAAGTTTAAGATTACCTCAAATGGAAATAATCGAAACATGGAGAGAATTAGGATATATGTATCCtccatataaaaattatgatattttAGAAGAATGTATTTATCATTGTTttagtaatatatataaaatggatTTAAAAGATCAAGATTTATTTATCCCCCTTTctagtaaaaataatatgaagGATTTTTCTGCTATTGgtgatattttatttaattcatttcAGGTGAAAAATATTGCATTTAAAGAACCTTCATTTGTATCCtctttaattatattagaagaattaaaaaaaaaaaaatcaggaatacaaatttatagAGAAGAGACAAATAAAGAATGTGAATTTATATACTATAACGATAATAGTAACAATCATGATGTATATGACGAAAACCAATATGATCAAATATTCAACAAGGATGACATAGATAACGAAGAAGAGGCAAGCCATATTGAAAATAGTTCATGCAATTTAGATTCCGCTGAAAATCAGAATAGTAAGAAACTGAAACAAATGTctaatgaacaaaataaaaaaatttctcAAAAAGAcgacataaaaaataatggaaaaGAAAAGAATTCAAATGAATCCTTGATAAAACTGAGAGAATtagatatttttaattttacaGCTCTTCTTGTAAATATTGGAAGCACAAAAACAACATGTACACCCGTTATTAATGGAATTCCATTACCCGACTTAACTAGCATATATTACATAGGAGGATACGATATAGATAATCAAATTTATGatgaaatgaaaaaaaacgaaatgCATCAAAAAGAAATTTCAATGAATATAGCAAAAATTgcaaaagaaaaaagagTGTTTACTCCCCAAAATAAAGATGAATCTGAATATTTATCTATactttataataaaaatcctaaaaattattttataaattcatatgaattatattttaacaaaatatttgcATCCGCTGTAAATTCAAcagaaatttttttttcacaatattatttagataattatttaaaaacggactcatataataatttgcataaatatgacattaattttaatcCAATTTTTACACAAGCAACTTTACCTTTAGCTATTTATAATACCATACAAAAATGCCCTATCGATTTCAGAaaagaattatttaataatatttatcttACAGGTGGTTCGAGTATTATACCTGGATTTAGACAAAGACTAGAAAATGAGTTGTACgaatttattaatagtAAAGAATTTTACAATAAAACAGTAATTAATGTCCATGCTTTGAAAAGGAAgcttttacaaaaatattctaTATATGTTGGATCGCACTATTTTTTAGaattttttgattattataaatataatataagtAAACAAGATTACGAGGAATATGGGGAAAGTATCCTCGAAAAATTGAGCTTACAAGGAAAGTTAttgtattaa
- a CDS encoding cytosolic Fe-S cluster assembly factor NBP35, putative, which yields MSSRNKNNGLIIPFLIGTLASFAVNYYFYNRETVDEFIKQHADKILSKFKKYYNRKQCEDDNIPNDCPGIDSEHAGKSKACDGCPNRKICNDPELKKQKENEKNQIFNEIQENLKNVKYKILILSGKGGVGKSTIASQLAFALSHLNYDVGLLDIDICGPSIPVLTKTIDNDVNYSINGWIPIYKNNLSIMSVGYLLPNFDDPVIWRGPKKNGLIKQFLCDVYWKNLDFLIIDTPPGTSDEHLTICSYLKDNLDGCLIVTTPHILSIYDVKKEIEFCKKTNIPILGVIENMFQSIFVSNYTVQNMCSDMNVDYAGKVTFDQNLIDACQQGVGCCDINKNSTSSKEIFSICKFLAQKLYTKHSYQIYHIEDQQLTTDKNFINNIDPNDKNNLVQEKSENNQLDETQNIMTENENLSKGQVLEKIIRDIVSIVDEK from the coding sequence ATGAGTTCACGCAATAAAAACAACGGTCTTATTATCCCCTTTTTGATTGGGACATTAGCAAGTTTTGCagtaaattattatttttataatagaGAAACTGTAGACgaatttataaaacaacatgctgataaaatattatcaaaatttaaaaaatattacaataGAAAACAATGTGAAGATGATAATATTCCCAACGATTGCCCAGGTATAGATAGTGAACATGCTGGAAAGTCCAAAGCATGTGATGGTTGTCcaaatagaaaaatttgCAATGACccagaattaaaaaaacaaaaagagaatgaaaaaaatcaaatttttaatgaaattcaagaaaatttaaaaaatgttaaatataaaatacttATTTTATCGGGGAAAGGTGGCGTAGGTAAATCAACAATTGCATCCCAATTAGCTTTTGCATTATCAcatttaaattatgatGTTGGCTTATTAGATATTGACATATGTGGTCCATCTATACCCGTTCTAACAAAAACAATTGACAACGATGTAAATTATAGTATAAATGGCTGGATAccaatttacaaaaataatttatctaTTATGTCTGTTGGATATTTATTACCGAATTTTGATGATCCAGTAATATGGAGAGGtcccaaaaaaaatggattaATTAAACAATTCTTATGTGATGTATATTGGAAAAATTTAGactttttaattattgATACACCACCTGGAACAAGTGATGAGCATTTAACTATATGTTCATATTTGAAGGATAATTTAGATGGATGTTTAATTGTTACAACACCTCATATTTTGTCAATATATGatgttaaaaaagaaatagaattttgtaaaaaaactAATATTCCTATATTAGGCgttattgaaaatatgtTTCAATCAATATTCGTATCAAATTATACTGTTCAAAATATGTGCTCTGATATGAATGTAGATTATGCTGGAAAAGTTACTTTTGATCAAAATCTCATTGATGCTTGTCAACAAGGAGTAGGATGTTGtgacataaataaaaatagtacaTCATCTAAAGAGATTTTCTCAATATGCAAATTTTTAGctcaaaaattatacacaAAACATTCATACCAAATATACCATATTGAAGATCAACAACTAACTActgataaaaattttattaataatattgacccaaatgataaaaacaatttgGTTCAGGAAAAAAGTGAGAATAATCAATTGGACGAaacacaaaatataatgacagaaaatgaaaatctATCCAAAGGTCAAGTACtcgaaaaaattatacgTGATATTGTTTCAATCGTTGATGAAAAATAA
- a CDS encoding DNA primase large subunit, putative, which produces MIIRKRSINGSIANKEKLNEKKLQNITIKNYEINEDKKKTFFDYYSCIYPFNMPISLYKYPPIFGHCSLSNFQEIGAKRLALLQFFDTYTIGEEKDSHDSNNTSGDGYKKLDKNNSMENKNKQIRQKIYEYKFGIQSMKNYSKEEMENIIMADLLSHYILRIAFSRDKEKQKWFLKQELKLFTFRLNELKNINVLNQDNLGESERGLIYLLKRENLNYDFIPKPSAAYISNNDKWNKYTAFIQNRDTIEKLFKVPFFPDAYFLVKDHKVCVEKGVAYVPDIYLDAILITQFKINIQESFKYLEQNEKLLLDAQNDSRISAFLTALPKAYVAKDFRQNYEHTEDTRLMPQNLYNIYKQSFPPCMRRIFVNYIKDKHLKHWGRQQLWLFLKGAGMTLDENIQTNRSIWMQPDKFDKEHRYTIRYMYGKEGKKTDFTPYNCSKIINNFPIPSSGDTHGCPFKNFDEHHLKSLLFFFGLNDDQIKAIMPFKKNNEYQLACVKFFTETHPNSPGDGVGNHPNSFYVESRKYYKSKMAQVPKK; this is translated from the exons atgataatacGAAAACGATCAATAAACGGCTCGATAGCCAACAAGGAAAAACTAAATGAAAAGAAACTCCaaaatattacaattaaaaattatgaaataaatgaagataagaagaaaacattttttgattattattCTTGTATATATCCGTTTAATATGCCTATaagtttatataaatatccTCCTATATTTGGTCATTGCAGTTTAAGCAATTTTCAAGAAATCGGAGCAAAACGGTTAGCTCTCTTGCAATTTTTCGACACATATACAATTGGAGAAGAGAAAGATAGCCATGATAGTAATAATACTAGTGGCGACGGTTATAAAAAActagataaaaataattcgatggagaataaaaataaacaaattagacaaaaaatatatgaatataaatttggTATCCAATCTATGAAAAACTATAGTAAAGAagaaatggaaaatattataatggCAGATTTATTAtctcattatatattaagaaTAGCATTTTCAAGGGATAAAGAAAAACAGAAATGGTTTTTAAAACAAgaattaaaattgtttacATTTAGATTAAATgaactaaaaaatataaacgtTCTTAATCAAGACAATTTAGGTGAAAGCGAAAGAGGATTAATATACTTATTAAAACgggaaaatttaaattatgatTTTATTCCAAAGCCTTCAGCGGCTTATATCagtaataatgataaatggaataaatatacagcGTTTATTCAAAATAGAGATActatagaaaaattatttaaagttccattttttccagatgcatattttttagttaAAGATCATAAAGTATGTGTTGAAAAAGGGGTTGCATATGTCCCAGATATATACTTAGATGCAATATTAATTACtcaatttaaaataaatattcaagaatcttttaaatatttagaacaaaatgaaaaactGCTTTTAGATGCACAAAATGATAGTAGAATATCGGCCTTTTTGACAGCATTACCAAAAGCTTATGTAGCAAAAGATTTTAGAcaaaattatgaacatACAGAAGATACAAGATTGATGCCACAAAATTTgtataacatatataaacaatcCTTTCCTCCATGTATGCGAAGAATATttgttaattatataaaagacAAACATTTAAAGCATTGGGGAAGACAGCAATTATGGCTATTTCTTAAAGGAGCAGGAATGACACTTGACGAAAATATTCAAACTAATAGATCAATATGGATGCAACCAgataaatttgataaagAGCATAGATATACTATACGTTATATGTATGGTAAAgaaggaaaaaaaacagattTTACTCCATATAACTgttcaaaaataattaataattttcctATTCCATCCAGTGGGGACACACATGGTTGcccttttaaaaattttgatgagcatcatttaaaaagtctcctttttttctttggATTAAATGATGATCAAATTAAAGCTATAATgccatttaaaaaaaataacgaaTATCAATTAGCTTGtgttaaattttttacGGAAACTCACCCAAACTCTCCTGGAGACGGGGTAGGAAATCACCCAAATTCATTCTATGTCGAAAGTAGAAa GTATTACAAATCAAAAATGGCGCAAGTAcccaaaaaataa
- a CDS encoding phosphatidylinositol N-acetylglucosaminyltransferase, putative, with protein sequence MKHKMNESSKTEDINNSSRLNKPNKKEKKIKKWRKILYEDQEYEDNYVHKDFLSHLLTISRTEYKYSNIVHSMLCINHQIMIVLFHLLAYYSINNNNISHRVLYTINIIIIILKEVLIYDIHKSFNDSFKNILDTIIIIGIIWILSPVMISLTQTHSDDTVYLVSLCILLPIHFMFHKYGFIYEKNENIDIFDSTSLSCVVVESVILGSRLPSIPQVFSFLLCSSILFFYTPFIVQTIVLKNINYYNYVLFPIIFIILSICIRSISVPLFYVNLFGHVFILFVIPAFFVNKHNSKTVLEGPWDISGVPFVQKNTD encoded by the exons ATGAAACATAAAATGAATGAAAGTTCTAAAACAGAGGATATAAATAACTCTTCTCGTTTAAATAaaccaaataaaaaagaaaaa aaaataaaaaaatggagaaaaatattatatgaagaCCAGGAATATGAAGACAATTATGTACATAAGGATTTCCTAAGTCATCTTCTAACAATTT CTCGAACAGAATAcaaatattcaaatattGTGCATAGCATGTTATGCATAAACCATCAAATTATGATTGTACTTTTTCACCTACTAGCCTATTATTccataaataataacaatatatcACATag AGTTCTATACacaattaatataattattataatattaaaggAAGTGTTAATTTATGATATACATAAATCTTTTAATG attcctttaaaaatatattagacaccataattattattggAATTATATGG ATATTGTCTCCAGTTATGATTAGTTTAACCCAAACTCACAGCGATGACACTGTTTACCTTGTATCTTTATGCA TACTCCTACCAATCCACTTTATGTTTCATAAATATGGCTTCATATATGA aaaaaatgaaaatatagatatatttgATTCAACTTCCTTAAGCTGTGTTGTTGTCGAAAGTGTAATTTTAGGATCTCGTTTACCCTCAATACCCCAG GTTTTTTCCTTCCTGCTTTGCTCTTCAAT actttttttttacactCCATTCATAGTTCAGACAATAGTT TTAAagaatattaattattataactaTGTCCTATTcccaattatttttataattctaTCCATATGTATAAGAAGTATATCAGTTCCCTTATTCTATGTTAATTTATTTGG GCACGTCTTCATCCTATTTGTTATCCCTGCCTTTTTTGTAAACAAGCATAATTCGAAAAC gGTACTAGAAGGGCCCTGGGATATATCTGGTGTTCCTTTTGTACAAAAGAACACggattaa